A stretch of the Archangium violaceum genome encodes the following:
- a CDS encoding phospholipase D-like domain-containing protein: MRELEVGIGAEARERTGETREQEVGCLPAPTPVWSPQVSPSLLARYYLPRSHSVLRGNACQLLRDGVEAYPAMLAAIRGARRYIHLETYMFISDAVGELFGEALAEAAERGVHVKVLYDALGSWTSRRDFFEGLRARGVDIRPFKPFTRLGRGLRYLLRRDHRKILAVDGEVAFIGGVNISAHWAPEGQGGAWRDDVLRVEGPAVYELERRFVATWRMAFQDRFRSWRDSRHRKRQAALRRRGEVSLAVLSSRRSIHRAYLHAISRAKRSVLVAAAYFIPDRKLVAALREAAQRGVEVSLLLNSKGDHPWLVHATRAFYEKLLTAGVRIFEWERCVLHAKTAVVDGAWGTIGSFNLERLSLLFNHEVNAVFADPRLGRVLEESFRGDCQSCREVDLAEFRRRPLWQKLLERVLYAFRKVL; this comes from the coding sequence ATGCGTGAGCTGGAGGTGGGGATCGGCGCGGAGGCCAGGGAGCGGACCGGGGAGACACGAGAGCAGGAGGTTGGCTGCCTGCCTGCTCCAACGCCGGTGTGGAGCCCCCAGGTCTCTCCCTCGCTGCTCGCCCGCTACTACCTGCCGCGCTCGCACTCCGTCCTGCGGGGCAATGCGTGCCAGTTGCTGCGCGATGGGGTGGAGGCCTACCCGGCCATGTTGGCGGCCATCCGGGGCGCCCGCCGCTACATCCACCTCGAAACGTACATGTTCATCTCCGACGCGGTGGGGGAGCTGTTCGGAGAGGCGCTGGCGGAGGCGGCCGAGCGCGGCGTGCACGTGAAGGTGCTCTACGACGCGCTGGGCTCCTGGACGAGCCGGCGCGATTTCTTCGAGGGACTGCGCGCGCGCGGGGTGGACATCCGTCCCTTCAAGCCCTTCACCCGCCTGGGCCGGGGCCTGCGCTACCTGCTGCGGCGTGACCACCGGAAGATATTGGCGGTGGACGGTGAGGTGGCCTTCATCGGCGGGGTGAACATCTCCGCCCACTGGGCCCCCGAGGGACAGGGCGGTGCCTGGCGCGACGACGTGCTGAGGGTGGAAGGGCCGGCGGTGTACGAGCTGGAGCGCCGCTTCGTGGCCACCTGGCGCATGGCGTTCCAGGATCGCTTCCGCTCCTGGCGGGACTCGCGCCACCGGAAGCGCCAGGCCGCGCTGCGCAGGCGGGGGGAGGTGAGCCTGGCGGTGCTCTCCAGCCGTCGGAGCATCCACCGCGCCTACCTGCATGCCATCTCCCGCGCGAAGCGCAGCGTGCTGGTGGCGGCCGCGTACTTCATCCCGGACCGGAAGCTGGTGGCCGCCTTGCGCGAGGCCGCCCAGCGCGGGGTGGAGGTGAGCCTGCTGCTCAACTCGAAGGGGGACCACCCCTGGCTGGTGCACGCCACGCGCGCCTTCTACGAGAAGCTGCTCACCGCGGGCGTCCGCATCTTCGAGTGGGAGCGCTGCGTGCTGCACGCGAAGACGGCGGTGGTGGATGGGGCGTGGGGCACCATCGGCTCGTTCAACCTCGAGCGGCTGTCGCTCCTCTTCAACCATGAAGTGAACGCCGTCTTCGCGGACCCGCGGCTGGGGCGCGTGCTGGAGGAGTCCTTCCGCGGGGACTGCCAGAGCTGCCGGGAGGTGGACCTGGCGGAGTTCCGCCGCCGTCCGCTGTGGCAGAAGCTGCTCGAGCGTGTGCTGTACGCCTTCCGCAAGGTGCTCTGA
- a CDS encoding TonB-dependent siderophore receptor, giving the protein MSPPIPDRRVRRFTMQGTLAGVSLLVLATTAVAQEQEQGTPLTLDTVHVESERESATGPVGGYVARQSASGTKTDTSLLETPQSVSVVGREQMEAQQAQTIVEATRYTPGVRSESFGADSRNDWFLMRGFPSQEAGYYLDGLQLLSSSFSTWRLEPFGLERIEAVRGPSSVLYGGTNPGGLLNLVSKRPPSDRLLHVEAGINEYLNGYGAIDLGGPIGQGGQWFYRVTGLARGGNTQVQYIDNNRLFVAPSVTWKPSAGTSLTLHASYLVDRTRGQNFLPYVGTVVDAPYGRIPTDLFTSDPDLDRFKRDQALIGYEFEHRFNGTWTVRQNLRYGHLSIDFQNLYGVGYEGSPADARLARGNFVTTPLAELFTVDNQAQVRFDTGPLHHTVLFGLDYKHYALDDEQGYEAGASLDLLEPVYVPATPTSSRYTLNAVRQNQLGVYLQDQLRIADRLNLVLSGRQDWVGMRLDNELFPTSSYDGSEQAFSGRAGLIYTFDSGLAPYVSYARSFNPVAGTTATGELFEPERGEQLEAGIKFQPDEVKTSLNLSVFELRRENFLTTDGSFNQLQIGEVRSRGLELEANASLMQGLSLIGSASLYQLEITEGADFEVGKVPVGVPRLLASLWLDYTLQSGVLEGLGVGAGARHVGASFADRDNALEVPGFTLVDAGVHYEKGHWQAAVNASNLLDDTYVSSCSSATACFYGDRRRATFKVGYTW; this is encoded by the coding sequence ATGTCTCCTCCCATTCCAGATAGGCGTGTGCGGCGCTTCACCATGCAGGGCACTCTCGCGGGCGTCTCACTCCTCGTGCTCGCGACGACGGCGGTCGCGCAGGAGCAGGAGCAGGGGACGCCGCTCACCCTGGACACCGTTCATGTCGAGAGCGAGCGGGAGAGCGCCACGGGCCCTGTCGGCGGCTATGTCGCCCGGCAGAGCGCGAGCGGCACCAAGACGGACACGTCGCTCCTCGAGACGCCGCAGTCGGTCTCCGTCGTGGGCCGTGAGCAGATGGAAGCCCAGCAGGCGCAGACCATCGTCGAGGCCACGCGCTACACGCCCGGAGTCCGTTCCGAGTCGTTCGGCGCCGACTCGCGCAACGACTGGTTCCTGATGAGGGGCTTCCCCTCGCAGGAGGCGGGCTACTACCTCGACGGGTTGCAGCTCCTCTCCAGCTCCTTCTCCACCTGGAGGCTCGAGCCTTTCGGGTTGGAGCGGATCGAGGCGGTGCGAGGCCCCTCGTCGGTGCTCTACGGCGGCACCAATCCAGGCGGCCTGCTCAACCTCGTCAGCAAGCGGCCTCCCTCCGATCGGCTCCTCCATGTGGAAGCCGGCATCAACGAGTACCTCAATGGCTACGGCGCGATCGACCTCGGTGGTCCCATCGGCCAGGGCGGGCAGTGGTTCTACCGCGTGACGGGATTGGCCCGGGGTGGGAACACCCAGGTCCAGTACATCGACAACAACCGCCTCTTCGTCGCTCCGAGCGTGACCTGGAAGCCGTCCGCCGGTACGAGCCTGACCCTCCACGCCAGCTACCTGGTGGATCGCACGCGCGGCCAGAACTTCCTGCCCTACGTGGGCACCGTCGTGGACGCACCCTATGGGCGCATCCCCACGGACCTCTTCACGAGCGATCCGGACCTGGACCGCTTCAAGCGTGACCAGGCGCTGATCGGCTACGAGTTCGAGCATCGCTTCAACGGCACCTGGACGGTGCGCCAGAACCTGCGCTACGGCCACCTCTCCATCGATTTCCAGAACCTGTACGGCGTCGGGTACGAGGGCTCTCCGGCGGATGCGCGGCTCGCCCGCGGCAACTTCGTGACGACGCCCCTCGCGGAGCTGTTCACGGTCGACAATCAGGCCCAGGTGCGTTTCGACACCGGTCCGCTCCACCACACCGTGCTGTTCGGACTCGACTACAAGCACTACGCACTCGATGACGAGCAGGGATACGAGGCCGGGGCCTCGCTCGACCTTCTCGAGCCCGTCTACGTTCCCGCCACGCCCACCTCCTCGCGCTACACGCTCAACGCGGTCCGCCAGAACCAGCTCGGTGTCTACCTCCAGGACCAGCTCCGGATCGCCGATCGGTTGAACCTGGTGCTCAGCGGACGCCAGGACTGGGTGGGCATGCGGCTCGACAACGAGCTCTTTCCGACCTCGAGCTACGACGGTAGCGAGCAGGCCTTCAGTGGCCGCGCGGGCCTCATCTACACCTTCGACAGCGGCCTGGCGCCGTACGTCAGCTATGCCCGCTCCTTCAACCCGGTCGCCGGAACCACCGCGACGGGAGAGCTCTTCGAGCCCGAGCGGGGCGAGCAGCTCGAGGCGGGCATCAAGTTCCAGCCGGACGAGGTGAAGACCTCGCTCAACCTCTCCGTCTTCGAGCTGCGGCGGGAGAACTTCCTGACGACGGATGGCTCCTTCAACCAGCTGCAGATCGGCGAGGTGCGCTCGCGCGGTCTCGAGCTGGAGGCGAACGCGAGCCTGATGCAGGGGCTGAGCCTCATCGGCTCCGCCTCGCTCTACCAGCTCGAAATCACCGAGGGCGCGGACTTCGAGGTGGGCAAGGTGCCGGTGGGCGTGCCTCGGCTCCTCGCCTCCCTGTGGCTGGACTACACCCTCCAGAGCGGGGTGCTCGAGGGCCTTGGGGTAGGAGCGGGCGCGCGCCACGTGGGTGCGTCGTTCGCCGACCGTGACAACGCGTTGGAGGTGCCGGGCTTCACGCTCGTGGACGCCGGCGTCCACTACGAGAAGGGCCACTGGCAGGCGGCGGTCAACGCCTCGAACCTCCTGGACGACACGTACGTCTCGTCCTGCAGCTCCGCGACGGCCTGCTTCTACGGTGACCGGCGCCGGGCCACGTTCAAGGTCGGCTACACCTGGTAG
- the infC gene encoding translation initiation factor IF-3 yields the protein MGSDGGQLGVMPLEAALERARSEGLDLVEISPMASPPVCKIMDYGKFKYEEKKKAAETRRAQVKVELKEVKLRPKTEDHDYEFKVRNMRRFIEDGNKAKVVVQFRGREITHREQGTAILEDVAKDLKDVAVVEQPPRMEGRLMFMILAPTPKVAQRARELARAAVAKRTQRDEPSEPAPSKSPEKGAQDEQQTATP from the coding sequence GTGGGCTCCGATGGCGGTCAGCTCGGCGTCATGCCCCTCGAGGCAGCGCTCGAACGGGCCCGGAGCGAGGGACTCGATCTCGTCGAGATCAGCCCCATGGCCAGTCCACCGGTCTGCAAGATCATGGACTACGGCAAGTTCAAGTACGAAGAGAAGAAGAAGGCCGCGGAAACGCGCCGTGCGCAGGTGAAGGTCGAGCTCAAGGAAGTGAAGCTCCGTCCGAAGACGGAGGATCACGACTACGAGTTCAAGGTCCGCAACATGCGCCGCTTCATCGAAGACGGGAACAAGGCGAAGGTCGTCGTCCAGTTCCGAGGGCGTGAAATCACACACCGGGAACAGGGCACCGCCATCCTGGAAGATGTGGCGAAGGACCTGAAGGACGTGGCGGTGGTGGAGCAGCCGCCCCGGATGGAAGGTCGCCTGATGTTCATGATTCTCGCCCCCACGCCGAAGGTCGCCCAGCGGGCGCGCGAGCTGGCGCGAGCGGCCGTGGCCAAGCGGACTCAGCGTGATGAGCCGTCGGAGCCCGCCCCTTCCAAGTCCCCCGAGAAGGGCGCGCAGGATGAGCAGCAGACCGCCACTCCCTGA
- a CDS encoding SH3 domain-containing protein encodes MKLERLPTLLALACVATSGTALAVPPGGTLYIKAKNTHLKASSSPTANTLVVLQPGKQVTYNGREGSTPWCKVTVSADKKAPVQGFIYQANLAVSPPSLEVTSKNPGKPLSPEAFASSGAAVKALGPGAIEYGKSLSRPESVQQLIALESLAKSIDETQVAEYARAGGLPEVVGRPEVASRSSAKPGNRTSSKRGRK; translated from the coding sequence GTGAAACTCGAGAGACTCCCCACGTTGCTGGCACTGGCGTGCGTGGCCACCAGTGGCACGGCCCTCGCCGTGCCGCCCGGGGGCACGCTGTACATCAAGGCGAAGAACACCCACCTGAAGGCCTCGAGCAGCCCCACCGCGAACACGCTCGTGGTGCTGCAACCCGGCAAGCAGGTGACGTACAACGGCCGCGAGGGCAGCACGCCCTGGTGCAAGGTGACGGTGTCGGCGGACAAGAAGGCCCCCGTCCAGGGATTCATCTACCAGGCCAACCTCGCGGTCTCGCCGCCCTCGCTGGAGGTCACCAGCAAGAACCCTGGCAAGCCGCTGTCCCCCGAGGCCTTCGCCTCCTCGGGCGCGGCCGTCAAGGCGCTGGGGCCCGGGGCCATCGAGTACGGCAAGTCGCTGAGCCGGCCCGAGAGCGTCCAGCAGCTCATCGCGCTCGAGTCGCTCGCCAAATCCATCGACGAGACCCAGGTGGCCGAGTACGCCCGCGCGGGCGGGCTGCCCGAGGTGGTGGGCCGGCCCGAGGTGGCGAGCCGCTCCTCCGCGAAGCCGGGCAACCGCACGTCGTCGAAGAGGGGGCGCAAGTGA
- a CDS encoding M48 family metalloprotease, giving the protein MKFLVACLVLSGLPGCARFQRFASNSGGTLGKVGRVMEDNSKSFQRADEMKKDCDALRARTVSFEEETAFGGAVSVNWVSQGGGLTNRSDARALHVQLNKIGKNLAAQSSRPNLPWTFGVLQSEGVNAVSGPGGYVFVSEGLLARLDNEAQLAGVLAHEIAHITGKHAMHEYQRYLVKQCEGAVTAARVDAAVNTVKGIGSAIAPIQLPPGELRNLFQGLAANVDFNALGKNAIKALTDGFVSHLLEKGFDTDDEYAADLEAVELMAAAGYAPEEYVAFLSKLPDKGLSTEHPRKEKRQERLRKQLAKWSERAPDDEFTTSVDLSQTKVVPLRDALQAGRTGTASRGD; this is encoded by the coding sequence ATGAAATTCCTCGTGGCGTGCCTGGTACTCAGTGGCCTTCCGGGCTGCGCACGGTTCCAGCGATTCGCGAGCAACTCCGGTGGCACGCTCGGGAAGGTCGGGCGGGTCATGGAGGACAACTCGAAGTCCTTCCAACGTGCCGACGAGATGAAGAAGGACTGCGATGCGTTGAGGGCCCGCACCGTCTCCTTCGAGGAAGAGACCGCCTTCGGTGGCGCGGTGAGCGTCAACTGGGTGAGCCAGGGAGGAGGGCTCACGAACCGGTCAGATGCCCGTGCGCTGCACGTGCAGCTCAACAAGATTGGAAAGAACCTCGCGGCCCAGTCGAGCCGGCCGAACCTCCCCTGGACCTTCGGAGTGCTCCAGTCCGAGGGCGTCAACGCGGTGAGCGGACCGGGGGGTTACGTCTTCGTTTCCGAGGGGCTGCTCGCACGGCTGGACAACGAGGCCCAGCTCGCGGGGGTGCTGGCGCACGAGATCGCCCACATCACCGGCAAGCACGCGATGCACGAGTACCAGAGGTATCTCGTGAAGCAATGCGAGGGCGCGGTGACGGCCGCGCGGGTGGATGCGGCCGTGAACACGGTGAAGGGAATCGGGAGCGCGATCGCGCCGATACAGCTCCCTCCCGGCGAGCTGCGGAACCTGTTCCAGGGGCTGGCGGCCAACGTGGATTTCAACGCGTTGGGCAAGAACGCCATCAAGGCCCTCACCGACGGATTCGTCTCGCACCTCCTCGAGAAGGGCTTCGACACGGACGACGAGTACGCCGCCGACCTCGAGGCCGTGGAGTTGATGGCGGCCGCCGGCTACGCCCCCGAGGAGTACGTGGCCTTCCTGTCGAAGCTGCCGGACAAGGGGCTCTCCACCGAGCACCCCCGCAAGGAGAAGCGGCAGGAGAGGCTACGCAAGCAACTGGCGAAGTGGAGCGAGCGCGCCCCGGACGACGAGTTCACCACGTCCGTGGACCTCTCCCAGACGAAGGTCGTTCCCCTGCGCGACGCGCTCCAGGCGGGCCGCACGGGCACCGCCTCGCGCGGGGATTGA
- a CDS encoding ABC transporter substrate-binding protein, with translation MHRSLSLLLTSLALVMTGCEKKSPPAPATPVTGGSAGAQATPPAASGALVVGVLGSLTGGEATYGISARNGIELAIQEANTAGGVKGRKLETRVYDSQGKPEEAAQAATRLITQDKVALILGDTGSSASLAVAEKAQAAGVPMITPSGTNPAVTQKGDSIFRVCFIDPFQGSVMAKFAREHLKFDTIAVLRDNKSAYSIGLADTFVGRFSELGGKIVADESYAKGDTDFRAQLTAIKKAKPQAIYIPGYYSDVGIIARQVRELGVTVPLLGGDGWGSDKLFELGGSAVEGSYFSNHYSPDNPDARTQKFIADYKAAYGSVPDAIAALGYDAARVAVEAMKRAQDTSGAALREAIASTKDFPGVTGTLSLDANRNPVKPAVILKVGDGKTEFVTTVAP, from the coding sequence ATGCATCGCTCACTTTCCCTGCTTCTCACCTCGCTCGCCCTGGTCATGACGGGCTGCGAGAAGAAATCCCCGCCCGCTCCCGCCACGCCCGTCACGGGTGGCTCGGCGGGTGCTCAGGCCACACCTCCAGCTGCTTCAGGTGCGCTCGTCGTGGGCGTCCTGGGGAGCCTCACGGGAGGGGAGGCCACCTATGGCATCTCCGCGCGCAATGGCATCGAGCTGGCCATCCAGGAGGCCAACACCGCGGGCGGCGTGAAGGGCAGGAAGCTGGAGACGCGCGTCTACGACAGCCAGGGCAAGCCCGAGGAGGCGGCGCAGGCGGCCACGCGACTCATCACCCAGGACAAGGTGGCCCTCATCCTGGGGGACACGGGCTCCTCCGCGTCCCTGGCGGTGGCGGAGAAGGCCCAGGCGGCTGGCGTGCCGATGATCACCCCCAGCGGCACCAACCCGGCGGTGACCCAGAAGGGCGACTCCATCTTCCGCGTCTGCTTCATCGATCCCTTCCAGGGCTCGGTGATGGCGAAGTTCGCGCGCGAGCACCTGAAGTTCGACACGATCGCCGTGCTGCGGGACAACAAGAGCGCCTACTCCATCGGTCTCGCGGACACCTTCGTCGGCAGGTTCTCCGAGCTGGGAGGGAAGATCGTCGCCGACGAGAGCTATGCGAAGGGAGACACGGACTTCCGCGCGCAGCTGACCGCCATCAAGAAGGCGAAGCCCCAGGCCATCTACATTCCCGGCTACTACAGCGACGTGGGCATCATCGCCCGCCAGGTGCGGGAGCTGGGCGTCACGGTGCCCCTGCTCGGGGGTGATGGCTGGGGCTCCGACAAGCTCTTCGAGCTGGGCGGCAGCGCGGTCGAGGGCAGCTACTTCTCCAACCACTACTCGCCGGACAACCCGGACGCTCGGACCCAGAAGTTCATCGCCGACTACAAGGCCGCCTACGGCAGCGTGCCGGACGCCATCGCGGCACTTGGCTATGACGCGGCCCGCGTGGCCGTGGAGGCGATGAAGCGGGCGCAGGACACCTCGGGCGCCGCCCTGCGCGAGGCCATCGCCTCGACGAAGGACTTCCCCGGTGTGACGGGCACCCTCAGCCTCGATGCCAATCGCAACCCGGTGAAGCCCGCCGTCATCCTCAAGGTCGGTGACGGGAAGACGGAGTTCGTCACCACCGTGGCGCCCTGA
- a CDS encoding adenylate/guanylate cyclase domain-containing protein, which translates to MKPFLRVLILRLRNSWKFMLLVAVLATGGAALCQKYDLLRMSDAELGAYDQGLTFFTGGHPRSRDVVIVGIDDKTLQGIRDNEQYVRNYGVYPYSRNLWARVFEHLVDQGARAIVFDGVMDERGTDESNDLALAQVLEERGIPLTLGFSINAGQPSLPRVEPVNRLPRVPTPRPAPASEVSPVSEEGEDFVEAVPTGVAAGDDFVETEGSPPLTREEVARALAFPVHHPGLSLPSLEQRHPVQPLPGLVRTTPGFGLVVLEEDGDGRLRRTRFAYSDGANTYATLSLAAAADIFGAERVELTPGRLKIGSRELPINPDGSAELDFGGAWKDRFEALSVYAVLEDWARREEHRAKGTPYVPAIPEGTFRDKVVLVGGLSLGTSDVKATPFQSDSPGLVKHAVMLEALLSGGFITEAPFWMSLLLTFGVALFSVTLITLVRAPALEIAWPLLLFFGLFLVTGLFLEHGRVHVLSAMPIYAGEVASLSAIAFNHMFANRERERLRQAFNRFLDKTLVDQLVEQQKLPSLEGETREITAFFSDIRGFSSFSERFKDDPKALVALLNRYLTRVSSVLMAHGACLDKYIGDAVVCLFGAPLDMPDHAVRACHAALAVRAEVDALRAELQKEGLPDVYTRIGLNSAEMFVGNFGSEHLLDYTAIGDGMNLASRLEGANKAYGSVIMIGPRTYEMAREHIEARELDRVKVAGKEEAVTVYELLARAGELPAAKRTTVERYHRALALYREARFEEAALVLEEALAADAEDGPSRALLARCRRYALNPPALPFDGVASLEK; encoded by the coding sequence GTGAAGCCCTTCCTTCGCGTCCTGATCCTGCGGCTGCGCAACAGCTGGAAGTTCATGCTCCTGGTGGCCGTGCTCGCCACCGGGGGCGCCGCGCTCTGCCAGAAGTACGACCTGTTGCGGATGAGCGACGCCGAGCTCGGCGCCTACGACCAGGGCCTCACCTTCTTCACCGGAGGCCATCCGCGCTCGAGGGACGTGGTCATCGTCGGCATCGACGACAAGACGCTGCAGGGCATCCGCGACAACGAGCAGTACGTGCGCAACTACGGCGTCTATCCCTACTCGCGCAACCTGTGGGCGCGCGTCTTCGAGCACCTCGTGGACCAGGGCGCCCGCGCCATCGTCTTCGACGGCGTGATGGACGAGCGGGGCACCGATGAGAGCAATGACCTCGCCCTGGCGCAGGTGCTGGAGGAGCGCGGCATTCCCCTCACGCTCGGCTTCAGCATCAACGCGGGCCAGCCCTCCCTGCCCCGGGTGGAGCCGGTCAACCGCCTGCCTCGGGTGCCCACACCACGCCCGGCCCCAGCATCGGAAGTCAGCCCCGTCAGCGAGGAGGGAGAGGACTTCGTCGAGGCCGTGCCCACGGGCGTCGCCGCCGGGGACGACTTCGTGGAGACGGAGGGCTCTCCGCCCCTGACGCGGGAAGAAGTGGCGCGGGCGCTCGCCTTTCCCGTGCACCACCCCGGCCTGTCCCTGCCCTCGTTGGAACAGCGCCACCCGGTGCAGCCCCTGCCCGGCCTGGTACGCACCACACCGGGCTTCGGGCTCGTCGTGCTGGAGGAGGACGGGGACGGGCGCCTGCGCCGCACGCGCTTCGCCTACTCGGACGGCGCCAACACCTATGCCACGCTGTCACTGGCCGCCGCGGCGGACATCTTCGGCGCCGAGCGCGTCGAGCTGACACCGGGCAGGCTGAAGATCGGCTCCCGCGAGCTGCCCATCAACCCGGACGGCAGCGCGGAGCTGGACTTCGGCGGCGCGTGGAAGGACCGCTTCGAGGCGCTGAGTGTGTACGCGGTGCTGGAGGACTGGGCCCGCCGCGAGGAGCACCGGGCGAAGGGCACGCCCTACGTGCCGGCCATCCCCGAGGGCACGTTCCGCGACAAGGTGGTGCTGGTGGGCGGGCTGTCGCTGGGCACGAGCGACGTGAAGGCCACGCCCTTCCAGAGCGACTCCCCCGGCCTCGTCAAACACGCGGTGATGCTGGAGGCGCTCCTGTCCGGCGGCTTCATCACCGAGGCGCCCTTCTGGATGTCGCTCCTGCTCACCTTCGGGGTGGCGCTCTTCTCCGTGACGCTCATCACGCTCGTGCGCGCGCCGGCGCTGGAGATCGCCTGGCCGCTGCTGCTCTTCTTCGGCCTCTTCCTCGTCACCGGGCTGTTCCTCGAGCACGGCCGGGTGCACGTGCTGAGCGCCATGCCCATCTACGCGGGGGAGGTCGCCTCGCTGTCGGCGATCGCCTTCAACCACATGTTCGCCAACCGGGAGCGCGAGCGGCTGCGCCAGGCCTTCAACCGCTTCCTGGACAAGACGCTGGTGGATCAGCTCGTGGAGCAGCAGAAGCTCCCCTCGCTGGAAGGAGAGACGCGGGAGATCACCGCCTTCTTCTCCGACATCCGCGGCTTCTCCTCCTTCAGCGAGCGCTTCAAGGACGACCCGAAGGCGCTGGTGGCCCTGCTCAACCGCTACCTCACCCGGGTGAGCTCGGTGCTGATGGCGCACGGGGCCTGCCTGGACAAGTACATCGGCGACGCGGTGGTGTGCCTCTTCGGCGCACCGCTGGACATGCCGGACCACGCGGTGCGCGCCTGCCACGCCGCGCTCGCCGTGCGCGCCGAGGTGGATGCCCTCCGCGCCGAGCTCCAGAAGGAGGGCCTGCCGGACGTCTACACCCGCATCGGCCTCAACTCCGCGGAGATGTTCGTGGGGAACTTCGGCAGCGAGCACCTGCTCGACTACACCGCCATCGGGGATGGGATGAACCTCGCCTCCCGGCTGGAGGGCGCCAACAAGGCCTACGGCTCGGTCATCATGATCGGCCCGCGCACCTACGAAATGGCGCGCGAGCACATCGAGGCACGGGAGCTGGACCGGGTGAAGGTGGCGGGCAAGGAGGAGGCGGTGACCGTGTACGAGCTGCTGGCGCGCGCTGGAGAGCTGCCCGCGGCGAAGCGCACCACCGTGGAGCGCTACCACCGGGCACTCGCGCTCTACCGGGAAGCGCGCTTCGAGGAGGCGGCCCTCGTGCTGGAGGAGGCGCTCGCGGCGGACGCGGAGGATGGTCCCAGCAGGGCACTCCTTGCGCGGTGCAGGCGTTACGCGTTGAATCCTCCCGCCCTCCCCTTCGACGGGGTGGCCAGCCTGGAGAAGTGA
- a CDS encoding PepSY-associated TM helix domain-containing protein — MKLAPRTFRIQWDLHAWAGVTASLFLFVIFFCGVFALFREELEVWQEPALHVAPAGGTAPSFDALMAHLTKKGPLARGAHVGFLTHEETRFVTAYLFSPGEPREVWLDPVTGAELAPRSRLSSELYWMHFFYRVPRGMELTGLIAIASLVALVSGFWIHLKDLRQQWWRFRPSQKPRFSASDAHKVLGVFGLPFTVMLGWTGAVLCLSALAGQGLTATVFDGNPRRVSELAGYAQPVREEAHSDAVMRPIDELVSRARAAVPGATGTPRYVELQLHGDANAWAGIFFQLEPLGADHFAFLDSVSGAPIATSREYATPSFSFERVLFDLHYARYGGLLLKLLYALLALAMCGVILTGNLIWLERRDSRREHLGNRLLERLTVGVSGGLAFATSVYFAANRALPWEAPRRADWEFGLFLGAWALAVGWTLVPRASSRQAGVVLCMGAATLFGGVVVADVAFRDANLFTAISRGLPPVFISELLLCSLALGCGGLARGLARGRPTEVLRAPVETPPRGYQV, encoded by the coding sequence GTGAAGCTCGCTCCTCGCACCTTCCGCATCCAGTGGGACCTGCACGCGTGGGCGGGCGTCACCGCGAGTCTGTTCCTGTTCGTCATCTTCTTCTGTGGTGTCTTCGCGCTGTTCCGCGAGGAGCTCGAGGTCTGGCAGGAGCCCGCGCTCCACGTCGCCCCCGCGGGAGGCACGGCCCCGTCCTTCGATGCGCTGATGGCCCACCTGACGAAGAAGGGCCCGCTCGCGCGCGGCGCGCATGTGGGCTTCCTCACGCACGAGGAGACACGCTTCGTCACGGCCTACCTCTTCTCGCCGGGCGAGCCGCGGGAAGTCTGGCTCGATCCCGTCACCGGCGCGGAACTGGCCCCGCGGAGCCGGCTCTCGAGCGAGCTCTACTGGATGCACTTCTTCTACCGCGTGCCGCGAGGCATGGAGCTCACGGGCCTGATCGCCATCGCGTCGCTCGTCGCGCTCGTCAGCGGCTTCTGGATCCACCTCAAGGACCTGCGCCAGCAGTGGTGGCGATTCCGCCCCTCACAGAAGCCGCGCTTCTCCGCGTCCGATGCGCACAAGGTGCTCGGCGTCTTCGGGCTACCCTTCACCGTGATGCTCGGCTGGACGGGGGCCGTCTTGTGCCTCTCCGCCCTGGCGGGGCAGGGGCTCACGGCCACGGTGTTCGATGGAAATCCCAGGCGGGTGAGCGAGCTCGCGGGCTACGCACAGCCCGTCCGCGAGGAGGCCCACTCGGACGCCGTCATGCGCCCCATCGACGAGCTCGTGTCCCGCGCTCGTGCCGCCGTGCCCGGGGCCACGGGCACGCCCCGCTACGTCGAGCTTCAGCTCCACGGTGACGCGAACGCGTGGGCGGGCATCTTCTTCCAGCTCGAGCCGCTCGGCGCGGACCACTTCGCCTTCCTCGACTCGGTGAGCGGCGCTCCGATCGCGACGAGCCGCGAGTACGCGACCCCCTCCTTCTCCTTCGAGCGGGTGCTCTTCGATCTGCACTATGCGCGCTATGGAGGGCTGCTGTTGAAGCTGCTCTACGCACTGCTCGCGCTCGCCATGTGCGGGGTCATCCTCACCGGCAACCTCATCTGGCTCGAGCGCCGGGACAGCCGGCGCGAGCACCTGGGCAACCGGCTCCTGGAGCGGCTGACCGTGGGCGTGTCCGGGGGACTCGCCTTCGCGACCTCGGTCTATTTCGCGGCGAACCGCGCGCTGCCGTGGGAAGCCCCGCGGCGGGCCGATTGGGAGTTCGGCCTGTTCCTCGGGGCCTGGGCGCTCGCGGTCGGCTGGACGCTCGTGCCGCGCGCCTCCTCACGACAGGCGGGCGTCGTGCTCTGCATGGGGGCCGCGACGCTCTTCGGCGGAGTCGTCGTCGCGGACGTGGCCTTCAGGGATGCGAACCTGTTCACGGCGATCTCTCGAGGACTGCCGCCCGTCTTCATCTCGGAGCTGCTGCTGTGCTCGCTCGCCCTGGGCTGTGGCGGCCTCGCGAGAGGCCTGGCGCGGGGACGTCCGACGGAGGTCCTTCGGGCCCCCGTCGAGACGCCCCCACGTGGCTACCAGGTGTAG